In the genome of Leptospira broomii serovar Hurstbridge str. 5399, the window TGAAATGGCGAATATAATTGCAGCTTATATCGAGGCCAAGCGAAAGGGGGAGGAATCCGCTAGGAGATTTCAAAAATTAATCGAATCCGATCATCCTTTGCTAAACGGAGGAATTCATTACCTCGACACAGGTCGACATGCCGTTTATGTAAACCAAGTCGCATATCGAAAATATCTCTCGAAAATGCATCAAGCAATGAACTGGCCGCAACTTAAACCGAGGCAATTTGATAAATTAAAAATAACGAATTCCAATTCTGCGGAAAAAGTCGTAGGAGCGAGCCTGTGAATACTGCCTTGGATCATCCTCTTAGAAGAATAGCGTTGATCACGGGCGGAGGAGGTGCGATTGCGGAGGCCATTGCAATCCGATTGGATAAGCTCGGGTTTACTCTGATTCTATCCGACATTAGCAAAGAGAAAATGTCCTCGATAGTAGGCAAATTGTCTCGTCCTCCGAAAACAGTCGTATGTGATCAAACAAACCCGTCCGACGTGGATGCATTGATTCAAATGATAGAGCAAAAATACCCGGACATTGAATTATTAATTAATAACGCAGGATTTACGAAAGAAGGTCCGTTTCTTAGACAGAATGTAAGCGAAATCGATCGTCACGCGAGGATTAATCTGCTCAGCCCGATCCGTTTAATTCACGGCCTAGTTCCTCTTATGTTAAAAAAAGGGCGCGGCGCAGTTGTTTCTATCGTTTCTATGGGCGGAATCGTTGCTCTTGAAGATTCCGCTTTATATTCCGCCGCCAAATTCGGCCTTAGGGGTTTTTTGACAGCCTTTCGCGAAGAATTGCGAGGCACGGGAATTAAGGTCTCCGGAATCTATCCAGCTGCAGTGGACACACCTATGCTAATGCATGAAGCGCTAAACGGTGGAACCGTATTGAACTGGGTAAATGCAGTGAAATCTCCGGACGATGTTGCACGTGCCGTATTGCGCGGAGCGAAAACCGGAATCCTGGAAATTTATGTACCCTACAGTGATGGTCTGGTATCCCGCTTGGCTGCCGTATTTCCTTGGTTAATAGGATGGCTGTCACCGATCCTAAAATGGATCGGTGAAAAAGGACGTCGTCGTTGGCTTCGCAAAAAAGGGGTTTACTCTATTAGCAAAAATTGATGCTTTCCGCTGTTTGGAATTCCAACATACGATATGGCTTCGAGGAGATGATATCCGGACCGCCGCAGCTTGCCTGTTTCGATTTTGACAATACGCTTATCCGTGGAGATCTCGGCGTGGCTACGATGCAATACATCCTGACGAACGGACTCCTACGGGCGGATTTAGACGAATTCTGGGAACAATTGCAGGATCCTTTTCTACCGGTTGAAACTATATCCGTTTGGCGAGATCTTTGGCGAGCATTCCGGAAGCATAAGGATACACAGAGTTACGGACGGTTGGTGGAGGAGATTTTAGGATTATATTTTACAGTTTCCGAGGAAGAAGGGCCGGAGGCTGCGTACCGTTGGACCAGAGTTATCTATTCCGGTATGTCTGAGGAAGAGCTTAAGAAAATTGCTAGATATGTATTCGTAGAGAACCAGAAGCAAAGTAGAAACGATTTTATTCTAACTGGCGGGCGTTCTATAGATATTCGACTCCGAATCCGTAAACCCTTATTGGAGCTGATTCGATTGTTGAAGGAAAGAAATTGGGAAGTGTGGATCATTACCGCTTCTCCCGAATGCTGTGTTCAAGTCGCCGCTCAAGAATTCGGATTGGAACCGAGTCGTGTGCGCGGCATGCGTTTAAAATCCAGGCAAGGAATCATGCTCCCTGAAATCGAAGAGCCATTGACATTTAATGACGGTAAAGTAAAAGCAATTCGCGAAATTACCTCTTCCGAAATCGGGTTTGCAGCCGGGGATGCGTTTACCGATCTTAGTATGTTGCTCGCGGCAAATCGTAGTCTATTGATTGATCATGGCGACCCCGACTTGCGCTCCATCGGCGAATCGGCCGGGTGGTGGATTCAATCGGCTGATTCAATAGATTCCTGGTTGAATGTTCAATGAAATTGACGTACTGTTTTTAAACGGGATGGGTGAAAGGATCCAATATGTCAGAATTTAAAGAAAAGCTGAAACGAATAAAGTTCGAATTTTATGATCACGTAGTTAGAGACATTTTAGTTTCTCTTGATAATTCTTTATTTATGCCTGCGATGATACTTTCGTTTCGTTCCATCGAATACCTTGGTTTTTCTCCGAATTGGAATCCAGAGGAGGATGAGGAAACTGATTCCTTCAAAAGGTTTCTATCGGAATATATGTCATACGTTAATAGCTCGTACAAAAAAACTAATATTCAAAGCTTTCTTAATTCAATAAAATGTTATCTTCTTAACCCGTACGGCAATGGAAAGAAAATTTCCGGGCCTTTAAGCGTACCTAGATACGAGACTTATCCGTTTGAATCTCATTTGACCGAGTCTGAAGAGTATGGGCAACCAAAGGAAATAACAATTTGGATATTCGAATTCATTGCAGACGTAATAACCGGCGTCGAAAAGTATTTTAGCGAAGTCAGCGATACGTTTCCGATATCCGATTGGTATGAAATGCTATTTGTTCGGACGGGAATTTCGGAAGGATTAAATGATTTTGGAAGCAGAAAATATAAGAAGGAATCATATTCGAAACTTCATCCTTCTTTGAAATGCCTTGATGATCGGGAATTAGATTTTCTGAGTATTAAAAATTCAATTCTGAATTCGCTTCTTAAGCGGCAAGGGTATGCCTAGCTTTGCTCGAGGTAAAAACCGGTCCGAAAATTCTGTCTAAGATTCTCTTTTATTAAAATGCCTGTACGCGCGTCTTATAAATGATCGAAAATTTGTTCGAATCCAAAGAGGACAGGTGTCTTGCAGATGGACTTTTCGATTCGGCATTTTCTCTTTTGGACTCTATGCTTCATTCGGTTTACGGCTTTAAGTTAAGAATTGAATTTCAAAACTTGGTTCATCTTATACAAGTAATTCTCGGAATTCGGGAAATTCTGCTTAAGATCAAAGGCAGAGAACTATACCGCCTTTACCGGATTTTCTTCCTAAAGATGCTCCACTGTTTGCTGACGATGGCTGTCCTTGGCTGGAACTCTTAAATAGAAATTTTAGATTTATCAATCATAATGCTCGGGCTAAGGATCATAAAAGGAATGTTTGGGCGAGGAATCGTCGGTCAAAGGTCGGAGTCTCGAATGCTGTAAGCGAGGGAATCCAAAGGAGTGTCAAATATTCTTTCTTAGCTAGTTACTCTTATATACGCCCAGAGAATTCTACACTCTACTTAAATGAATATTCGGCTCTAAAAGGTTTAAAGGCCTACGGTTTAGATCGCCTTACTGATAAAAGGACTTTAAAATTGTGGAATGTAGGGAGTAGATCCTAAATAATTTATTCAAGACTTTAAACATCAAGAAAAGAGCAAGAAATCGAATTATCGTTTTTGAAAACTCGAACGGATGTATTGCGCGGAGAGAAAGAAGAAGAGGTGAAGCTCTCCGAGTTAGACTCGCTCAATCCGAATCGGGTTGTACTTACGATATAGTTTCTAACTAGGTTTGATCGCTGGGGAATGAGGCTCGCAATCGTTTATCACGCATTATTAAATTACAAGGTGTTTTTACTGTAATCGGTTTTATGCGCCGCGGTTTTTATTTGTACGGTTTCAGCAACAGGCTCCTGATTGCGATATTTGTGTTCCGACTGAAGAAGGCCCGCAGTCGAATAGGCCGAAATGTTTAGACTTATCTCCTATAACCCGGAAGTATTCGCTATAACGGGTTTTGGACAGCATATCCGCGGTGTTTCCACAGACTAACATGGGTTTGTCGGTCTCGAATATATGGTGATCATCCAGTACGAATCTAAAGGGGAAATTCTCGATATTTCCGTTATAGAACGCAATCTGTCCGAAATCTTCGCAACGGTCTTCTAAAGGGATTTTGAATGCACGATAGGTGATGGAGAAAAAATTCACATTTCCGATTTTCGTTTCTATTTCATGATTTTGCAAATTTATCTTGGATTGGGAAACGATCCGAAAATCTTTGATGTCCAACTGGAAAAGAAGCCTACGGAAATCCTCCGTATACAAGGCTCCTCCCAAACATTCCCCCAATAAAATAGGATCCTCTTTGAGTTCTTCCGGAATTCTTCGATCGGCAAATACGTCGCTGAAATATAATTCTCCTCCCGGTCTTAGGACTCTAAAGATTTCGGAAAATACCGACGCTTTATTAGGCGAGAGATTGATTACGCAATTGGAAACTACCAGATCGACGGAATTATCTTCGATTCCTAAAGATTCTAAATCTTCGATATAGCCCCTTTTGAACGAGACATTAGAATTTTCGTAACCGAATTGATTTCTATGATAATCCTGATGGGAGCTGGCCACCCGTAGCTGTTCCTCGGTCATATCGACTCCGATAACAGATCCGTCTTCCCCCACAAGCTTTGATAAGAGATAAACATCTCGACCGGATCCGCATCCTAAATCCAAAACGGTCTTACCGAAAAGAGCGGGTGGGAGAGGCGATCCGCATCCGTAAAATTTATCCTTAACCTCGGGATGAATTTTATTTATAATCGGAAGATACGAGGAGGGGATTGATTCGATACTGCAACAGGCGGAGGTTTTCAAATCCTTACTTGATTGTAGCACTTTGCCGTAGTAATTTTGAACGGCCTCTAATGTTTCGAATTCGGGTTTCGTGATCATTTTTACTCGGATAAAGTAGATTCTTTTAATTCGATTATCAACTTCGAGATTTTAATTCCTTTGATTTTCCTATGTCAACATGGTTTTTACCTTAATTTTTTGAAGACATCTTCATCTGTCGGGCTAATGTCGCTAAAAAACAGATTTATGTTTTGAAAAATATCAGTTATAAAGATATTAATTAGAAATGCAATTGCATCCGATCCCGACTCTAAACGGGCCATTGATAACTTTCCTGTATCGGCCATCGGTCTGCACGCTGGGGAAGACCGGCGGCATGTGCCCTAAGGGCGAGCGATTACGCGAAAGATCGCTACAACTAACGCAATTCGTTCACTCTGTAGCCGAACAATCCTGAGACTAGGGCTGCGACAGCCCTGGCTTATGAATTCAGCTCGCCGGAAAACGCCGCGCAAATACCGATCGCTCAATGTCAACGGCTAACTCTAATGCACTTCGGGGAAAGCGGATGGGATTTGACATTTAGGGGAAAGACTCCGTCGGCTGCAGCAAAGTCTAGCGTATCTTTTCCGAGTCGGAATCAATCTTAAAAAAATCTTTGCACTAATCCGATCGGCTTTTAAGAACAGATTGGCGTTTTGCGGGCCCGAAATGATAGATCATTAGCATTCTGAGAAATCTCTCGAATAATAAATGGATGCGGTATTTTTTTAAGGTCATAATATTTATGAAATTTTTAAACAATATTATTTATCCTATCGATAAGATTATTCTGGGCATTACGCCGCCCCAAAAATCTTTTATTTTCACTGATCGTTTGATAGGTTATTTCTCTATTATCGTCTGTGATAAATTTCTGCTTTGATGATAGCACATAACAAAGCGCGCATCTCCGACAACCGTCATAATTACATCACTTCCATGCAGACGTGACTTTTAAACTCTCGATGCCTTCACGCATCTCATTTCGGCGCCGAGGAACAAAAAAAACTTGATAAACATTACACCTTATGGTGTAATGTTTATATGGACCAATTAACCGATGTCCTCGTAGCCATTTCGCATCCGTCCAGGCGAGCGATTATTGGAAAGCTGGCGGAATCCGGACCGACTCGTTTTACCGATATTGCAAAACAATTTGATGTGGCTTTGAACGCTGTCACTAAGCACCTCAAGTTGCTCGAGCGTGCAGGGCTGATTAATCGTGAAAAACAAGGTCGCGAAGTGCTCATCTCCTTTAAAGCTGAACCGCTTCGCGAGGTAGCGGGGTGGATGCATGAATACGAACGGTTCTGGAACGAACGCCTCGATCAGTTCGAGCGATATTTTAAGGAGAAAAAGAAATGAGTAAATCCGAGAAGACTCTTGAATTCAAGTTTGAGCGAACAATCCCGGCCCTGCCGAGCGACGTGTTCGATGGATGGCTAAATCCGAAAATTCCGGGCAACCCCTGGCATATGGCTGATAAGCTTCTCTTAGATCCGAAAGTAGATGGGATGTTTTACTGGACCACTAAGGACACCCCGCATTACGGGCTATTTACTGAAGTAGAACGACCAAGTCGTATTCGACATACTTGGATGTCACCGAACACGCTAGGACGGGAGTCGACGGTTACGGTAACCTTCAGGAAACAGGGAGACGAAACACTGATGACGCTAGTGCATTCCAACCTTCCTGAAGATGACAAGGCAAAATCTCATGAAAAAGGTTGGAACTACTTTTTAGATATGTTCCCGAAGCAATTTGGGAGTGTTTCAAGTGAGAAAAAATAATTCCAGCGTTCTTTCAAAGTATCGAGTTTATACTACTAGAGTGCAATTGAAGCGCGGATAGGGGAGTAATTATGGCAAGGGCAATTTTTGGAAATCATACAGCACATATAGTTCCTCGGGTAGAGAAGGAAAGAGTTCGAAGATTTTATCTTGAGATCCTTGGTTGCAATCTAATGAGAGTGAGAGAGGATGCGGACGACATTCGAATGGGAGATAATTTCCATATGGGAATTCTCTATGGGGATCACTCTGACGAGAGTGAGTTCCAGCGCACCGGAAAATCGGTATGGCTTGAGCTTAAATCCGACAACGTTGAAGAAATGAAACTGAGACTTCTCGATTTCGGCGTGAGAAAGATAGAGATTCCGGATCCCCATTTCTACTTCCAAGCTCCAGGAGGACAAGTGTTCCGGCTGGTCGGAATTGACGAGGACCTATCTAAGTACGAAGGAACCGGAGAAGGTCCGGACGTAGCAAAGGTAAAAGAGGCAATCAGAAAAGAGGAGAACAAGCGATGACTGAATCTTCGAAGATGATCGAGTTTCAACTTGAATTAAAGATATCCACTTTTCCGAGATCTCAATTGGATTACTATCGGCGAGAATCTCTATTTGAAGGAAAGTTCGACGGAAGTAAAATTTAAGTTAAGAATACGTAAAGTGTAGATTAGAAGGTAAACAAAATGGTTAAGAACGATTTTAACAGCAGTATCTCTGCAAAAATTAGCGCAAGCGAGGCGATCAAAAAGATCAGTAAAATACCTGAATGGTGGGGAATAACCTTTGCGGGAAACTCCGAAAAGCAAGATGATAAATTTACCGTAAATATGGGTGGCGATTCATTCTTTAATTTTACGGTCGAAGAATTGATCCCCGATAAAAGAGTCGTTTGGCTAGTTACTGATTGCAACATGCCCTGGTATTCCGATAAAAAAGAATGGGCAAAAACTAAATTAATTTTTGACCTCAATGAAAATAACGGCATGACGGAGCTGAACTTCACGCATGAAGGCCTTACGCCGAACGTCGAGTGCTACAATGATTGCGCACCAGGTTGGACCCATTGGATCAAAACAAGTTTATTTTCCTATTTTACTACGGGGAAAGGTATTTTTAGACCCCCCACTAAATAAAGAAACTAAATCCACTTTTCTTTTTTATCTTCGCAGGGTTTTCCGCGAAAGACCCTGCGCTTTAAAGTCCTCAAAAATAGAGGTCGACCGGATCTTCCTTTCTTCGGGTGAAATTTTTCACTTCGGATTTCTCCACATAGATGTCATCGAAGAGAACTAGTTCTTACGAATTTGGGGAATTGTCCGACTCGAAATCAAATCCATCAATTTGGAAGAAATGAAGCGCAAGATTCTTGATTAAAGTTCGCATGTAAGGAAGTTAGAGACTTCCGGAAGTTTCGTTTAAATTTGATCGAACTTCCGGTCTTTCTGCTAGATCGACGTAATGTCGAAGGACCGTATCTCTAATTGAAGATTTTTTCTTAACATACGCGAACGGAAGTTGTTCTTATTGATATCGATAAAATTCCGGATGATTCATGAAAGCCTCCTGCATAAAAGGAAGAAGCAATCGATTTGTCGTTATTTTCTAAACTCAAAGCTATTTCACTCGAAACTGTTTTCTAATATTTCGCTCAACTTCCTTTTCATTTCTGTTAATGCTATTGATAAATGCTTTAGGAGTTTCCGTTCGAGGGTCATGACGAGCGCTCCAACGAATGATGTCAAAAAATATCGGAATAAGATCTAGACATTTGGGTGTAGGAGAATATACGAATCTTTTCGAGTTCGCCGGATCTTGAATCTTATATAAAAGTCCTGTTTCCTCAAGATATTGTAGGCGGGACGCTAATATGTTCGTCGAAATAGATTCTTCCGAGTCCAGAAATTCGTTATAATATTTTTTATTCTTAAATAGAATGTCACGCAAAATAAGCGGCGACCATCGATCAAAGAAAATATCCGAAGCGAAAGCAATAGGACAATGGGACTCGTGTTTTCCGGTCATGCCTATGGATAAAATATTACTTGTAAAATACAAGTATAAATATAGCTTGCTTTTCACAAGTAATCCAAGGGAGATTCGGATGAAAAACTATACCATAGCCGTTTTTGGTTATCTCATCCCCACATTCATACTGGGTGTAGTCTGGCATTTCGTCATTTTTAGTAAATTGTATGAATCCTTTGGAATCTATAATAGGAAGGACCCTATAATCCCGTTAGGATTCGGGTCGATGCTAATTCAAGGGCTAATTCTCGCATATCTGTATCCTTTTTATCGTAAGGACGGAGAAAATCCGATTAAGCGCGGGATTCAATTCGGTTTGATAACGGGGATATTTTTATACTCGGTCTCGACCATCGCCAATGCTGCAAAAATCCAAGTTAATTTTATGACTGAGTGGTTTGTAGTTCAAGCTGCGTTTCATATTATTCAATTCGTAATCGCCGGCTCGCTTATCGGGTTAGCTTATCGAGAAAAGATTAGCAGTATCGGAAAACCGTGAATGGAATGGAACTTCGCGCAAGGCGCCAGTGCTTTAATGACATTCGAATTCTGACCGTAGCTTGCGAGAATCTTTTCTTATGAAGATACAGGTCGTAAATTGCTGCTTTAAATTTTAAGTGCTTTACCTTTCCCCGTTTATTTTGAGGAGAACCTAAGCCGAGGACGAATAAGTTTTGTCATAGATAATTCACCAATAAATGAATTAATTTTGATAGAAAGAATAATAGTATCATCGAAGTTATGAATCGACAGGATTGCGAGTCCTACGGTCGAATCTCACTTAGGCATGATCGAGATCTAAGTAAACTGATCGATACTTGCGGAAAAATTATTATAAACATTAAGCGAGCATCCAAACCGAATCTTCATTTTTTAAAAAAAAGTTGCAACGAAGTGTCCAAAACGGTACTCCACACGCGTCATTAGGCTATCGGTTTAGTCGACCGATACGACAAGGCAGGAGGTACCGTATGCCAAATCAGAAGTATCTATGTATCCAAAGAGGACAATCCGGAAAAATGGATAAGCCATCTCCGGCGCAAATGGAGGAGATGTATGCTCTATTCACCGCTTGGAAAGAGAAGTTCCGGGAAAATATCGTCGATATGGGAGGGAGGCTAAAGGGAGGAAAAACCGTAAGCTCGGACGGTGTAACGGACGGACCTTTTCCAGAGGCAAAGGAAGTGATCGGCGGGTATATGATTGTCTCTGCGGAAAGTTTGGAAGAGGCGATAGATATCGCTCGGCAATGTCCTGGAGTGGTAAGACCTGGCTCAAGTGTCGAGGTTAGAGAGATCAACGTTCCTTGACGCCTCCGAAACTGGTTGAGCACTTCTTCCGACACGAGTATGGCAGGCTTGTTGCCATGCTGTCGCGTCGCGTCGGAGTGCAACATATCGAAGACATTGAAGATGTAGTTCAGTCTTCGTTAATGACTGCGCTTGAAACATGGATAATAACAGGCTTGCCGGATAATCCCTCGGCATGGCTTTATCGAGTAACGTATAATAGGCTGATGGGAGAATTGCGACAGCAAACGACCCGTCGACGAATCTTGAAACAAAATGCGACGGAAGCAATCCTATACCTCAATTTCGATCAAGAGGCATTTTTAGAAAGGGAAGTGCAAGACGACTTATTGCTAATGCTATTTGCCTCTTGTAACGAAATGATCCCCATAGAATCGCAGCTTGTGTTGGCTCTAAAAACTCTTTGCGGTTTCAGCATCCAGGAGATTGCAGTTCGACTATTTACTACTGAAGCCAATATATATAAACGTCTCGGTCGAGCTCGAAGCAGCTTGCGAAAACTTCCGCCGTACTCTGGAGAACTTACCGCTACCCAATATTCCAAGCGACTTCCGAGCGTAAACAAAGTGTTGTATCTTTTATTCACGGAAGGTTACCTTTCTTCTCATACAGTTCAACCGATCCGAAAGGAACTTTGCAACGAAGCGATACGGCTTACGACTCTTTTGGCCGAACATTCGATAGGCCGGAATTCAGAAACATATGCTTTATTAGCATTAATGCATTTACATTCGGCGCGAATGACCGCCCGTCAGGATGGATCCGGTGGGTTGCTCTTGTTGGAGGAGCAGAACAGAAATCTTTGGGACCAACAAGGAATTTTGGTCGGGCTAGAATGGCTAGCCAAATCTGCAAACGGTGATAACTTTACAAAGTATCACGCGGAAGCGGGGATCGCGGCGGAACATTGTCTCGCTCCCTCATTTCGGGAAACTCGCTGGGAGAGAATTGTTGAATACTATTCGATGTTAGAAAAGATCGGACCCTCCGCGCTGCAAAAGTTGAATCTCGCAGTTGCCGTAGCAGAATTGCAAGGCCCAGCGAAGGGACTTGAAATTCTTGACGGTTTTGAACCGCATTCTCGATTATTGGGTTCTTATATTTGGTCTGCAGTCCAGGCTGATTTGCATCGGAGATGCGGAAATATCCAGATGGCGAATTTTTACAGAAATGCAGCGTTTGAGTCTGCCCCCTCTCCACCCGTGAAGGAACTTTTACAACGACGACTTGGGACCGACGATATCGGTTAATCGTTAAGTTTTAAAATGCGTCACTCAGTAGAGTATTAGTTTCGGGAAACATAGAATTATGCTGAACTTACTCTCTCCAGCTCAAACTATAGTGGCCCAAGGAAACTTTCCGCTAACGATAGTTCGAAAGCGGTCTTTCTACTACATCAATCAGTATGTGTCGTATCGATGCACTAGCGGAAGCGATAAGTAAATATCGTATCGGCGATTTATGCACGACCCGATTTCTAAGCTTGTTCTGCGTTTGAGTCGAAATAGGCGGGAAATAAAACTGGATTTGGAGGTATAGTTATAGCGAACCAGAAATCCCGATCACGACATTCGATCGAAATTACGGGAGAACTTTATAAATAGATTCATTAAGTTTGACATTAGACAGATTTTCCTCCTGCTAGTAATGCTAATTTTAATATAGAGATTGGTAGACTTATTCGGTTAGCAAATTTGATCCCCAATACAAGAGAATCACCAGCGTCATTTGAAATATATTCCTTGCGGGCTACGTCGCCGTTAAATTTAAGTTTATCCCAAGAATCCGGAAATTGAATTTGGCCGGAAACCGATGTTCCGACTGCAAAACTATTTCCGTTTTTGATCGTTCCGACAACCCCGATTCCGATTTCGGAAATATTCATTAGAAAACCATTGAATACTACTTCTTCGAATCGTAGCGTAACTTTAAATTTACATAGTTCTTCCGAATAAATTCTTTCGGACTGTCGACGTTCGCGCATTATTGCCCTTGTCCCGCTGAATGGATAAAATGTAATTTCTTGGCAGTATCTACATTGTGAACATTAGCTATGTTATATTAATTCCACATAAAGTAGACGTTTGGGATAGGGAATATACTTCGATCACTTGCGAATTCAATGGGTATTCGGCTCCTATTAAAGAAAAATATTTTGCCGTTAGGATTAGAGAATTTCTTCCAATAGAACCATTCTAATTTATTTTCAAATTACTATAAAAGTGATTTCTAAATAATCGGAATTGCTCAGTTCCAGATGCCAGGTCGCTTTCTTATTTTGGAATAGATTAAGTATGGAAATAGCCGGCTTCAAAATCGTAGTCGGAAAACCGATTTTTACATTTTCTTTTTAATTAACCGTCCCCGTTTATGCGATTAGAAAGGTATCTGACGGGGGAATAATTGACAAATATTAGGGTTTTTCCCGAAAAATTATGATAGACCAGTCGTTTTCCTCCACCCTTCTTTCCGGGAGGAGCGAGTTATTGGATTTGGAAGAAAGCGGTAACCGTGCCGCCGGAGTTATCATGAAAATACTGCGGGAGAGACGTAATCTTACGCATGAAGAATTTTCAAGCAAGCTTGAAGGCGTTTCAGTTGATCAAATTAGCGGCATAGAAAGTGGAATCCTGCCTATGACAAACGAAATTGCTAGAAAGGTTTCAAATATATTAGATGTGCCGATCTCTATGTTTCTTAAGTAATAAATACCTTCAAGAGTAACGCTTAAGGTAGCTATGTTTCAGCTATCCCTATCCGTGACCGGAGTCTCTTCCCGCTATGTAGCCGTCAGGCCCGGATAGATTCCGAATATAAAGGATAGCAATTAGCATATAAGGCATCTGTGCTTAAATCGGAATCCGGCGTAGAACTCAAACTAAAAAAAAGACATAATAATATAAAATTAAATTTAACTAATATACTGGAGAGATTAGGGTAGGTCGGACTTATTTCGGGAAATATTCCGATCTTGGACTCAAGAAATATATTTTATCATACTTCGGTCATTTGATCTCAAGCTTAACAGAGTAGCTCTATCCGGATAAGAAAATTCGGAAGTAAATTTAATTCCGATGATACACTTATCTGCATTGGAGTTTTCGGTAGCTTTGCTTCCTGCAAGAATTCCTTTAAAATCAAGATCACTAAATTTTTTTCCGGAAAATTTGCGGAAAGGGGAAACCGAGCAAAAGGCATTCTTGCGAACGATCCTTTCTTGGAATTCCTGCTGCAATTTCGGAGATACTTGCTAAAAACTCCAGTCGCTATCGATATTTCCGATATTCATTTCATAAGTTAGAATTGCTTCTGTTACGATTTCTAAATCATTTTGCACATTTTTTTAGGCATAGAAAAGATAATAAAAAGAATTTATCATAAAGGGAGAGGGGGCTATTTTTATGTAGGTAAATATTTCTACGCCACAATGTAGCAAAATAATGATATGTTAATGAACTTATTACATCATAATATTATTGAATTTGGTAAAATATTATTGCAGAATTATATTGACTGATTATATGCAGAAAATATAAACGCAGAGTCTTTGGACAGGAGGAATGCATGGAAATCGAATTAATGAACATGGTCAACGCTGGAATCGGGGTTGTGAATTTAGGAAAAGAAGAATTCGAAAGAACTAAGGAGATCATAATAAAAAAATACGAAGAATTCGTAGCAAAAGGGGCTGCCGACAAAAGTGAATCGTCGACCCGTATTCGTGATTTGTCGATAAAAGTGGCAGATAGTGTAAAGGAATCGAAAGCAACAATTGAGAAAAACGCAGTCGAGGTAAGAGATAAAGTTTTAGATGCGATCCAAAAATTCACTTCGAAAGAAGAGGTGGCGATTCCAGTCGGTAAGCCCGCTGCGAGCAAGTCTTAATATTTATTAAGAGACAGCTTTCAAGAGTTCCGTTCACTCCTGTTAGACTGTAAGGCTGGTTGAAGCTTAGAGACTCACTACCGCGGAGTCTTTACATTCAGAATTCTTACTAATCCCGCGATTGCTTAGTAAGAATTCATTTTTTAAATATTTCGGCATTGCTTACGATTAAGATTTCTTTACGCTAACGGATAAATATTGATTAC includes:
- a CDS encoding SDR family NAD(P)-dependent oxidoreductase, whose translation is MNTALDHPLRRIALITGGGGAIAEAIAIRLDKLGFTLILSDISKEKMSSIVGKLSRPPKTVVCDQTNPSDVDALIQMIEQKYPDIELLINNAGFTKEGPFLRQNVSEIDRHARINLLSPIRLIHGLVPLMLKKGRGAVVSIVSMGGIVALEDSALYSAAKFGLRGFLTAFREELRGTGIKVSGIYPAAVDTPMLMHEALNGGTVLNWVNAVKSPDDVARAVLRGAKTGILEIYVPYSDGLVSRLAAVFPWLIGWLSPILKWIGEKGRRRWLRKKGVYSISKN
- a CDS encoding HAD family hydrolase, giving the protein MISGPPQLACFDFDNTLIRGDLGVATMQYILTNGLLRADLDEFWEQLQDPFLPVETISVWRDLWRAFRKHKDTQSYGRLVEEILGLYFTVSEEEGPEAAYRWTRVIYSGMSEEELKKIARYVFVENQKQSRNDFILTGGRSIDIRLRIRKPLLELIRLLKERNWEVWIITASPECCVQVAAQEFGLEPSRVRGMRLKSRQGIMLPEIEEPLTFNDGKVKAIREITSSEIGFAAGDAFTDLSMLLAANRSLLIDHGDPDLRSIGESAGWWIQSADSIDSWLNVQ
- a CDS encoding methyltransferase domain-containing protein, whose translation is MITKPEFETLEAVQNYYGKVLQSSKDLKTSACCSIESIPSSYLPIINKIHPEVKDKFYGCGSPLPPALFGKTVLDLGCGSGRDVYLLSKLVGEDGSVIGVDMTEEQLRVASSHQDYHRNQFGYENSNVSFKRGYIEDLESLGIEDNSVDLVVSNCVINLSPNKASVFSEIFRVLRPGGELYFSDVFADRRIPEELKEDPILLGECLGGALYTEDFRRLLFQLDIKDFRIVSQSKINLQNHEIETKIGNVNFFSITYRAFKIPLEDRCEDFGQIAFYNGNIENFPFRFVLDDHHIFETDKPMLVCGNTADMLSKTRYSEYFRVIGDKSKHFGLFDCGPSSVGTQISQSGACC
- a CDS encoding ArsR/SmtB family transcription factor, giving the protein MDQLTDVLVAISHPSRRAIIGKLAESGPTRFTDIAKQFDVALNAVTKHLKLLERAGLINREKQGREVLISFKAEPLREVAGWMHEYERFWNERLDQFERYFKEKKK
- a CDS encoding SRPBCC family protein, which translates into the protein MSKSEKTLEFKFERTIPALPSDVFDGWLNPKIPGNPWHMADKLLLDPKVDGMFYWTTKDTPHYGLFTEVERPSRIRHTWMSPNTLGRESTVTVTFRKQGDETLMTLVHSNLPEDDKAKSHEKGWNYFLDMFPKQFGSVSSEKK
- a CDS encoding VOC family protein, coding for MARAIFGNHTAHIVPRVEKERVRRFYLEILGCNLMRVREDADDIRMGDNFHMGILYGDHSDESEFQRTGKSVWLELKSDNVEEMKLRLLDFGVRKIEIPDPHFYFQAPGGQVFRLVGIDEDLSKYEGTGEGPDVAKVKEAIRKEENKR
- a CDS encoding SRPBCC family protein, with protein sequence MVKNDFNSSISAKISASEAIKKISKIPEWWGITFAGNSEKQDDKFTVNMGGDSFFNFTVEELIPDKRVVWLVTDCNMPWYSDKKEWAKTKLIFDLNENNGMTELNFTHEGLTPNVECYNDCAPGWTHWIKTSLFSYFTTGKGIFRPPTK
- a CDS encoding winged helix-turn-helix transcriptional regulator, producing the protein MKSKLYLYLYFTSNILSIGMTGKHESHCPIAFASDIFFDRWSPLILRDILFKNKKYYNEFLDSEESISTNILASRLQYLEETGLLYKIQDPANSKRFVYSPTPKCLDLIPIFFDIIRWSARHDPRTETPKAFINSINRNEKEVERNIRKQFRVK